From Tepidimicrobium xylanilyticum, the proteins below share one genomic window:
- a CDS encoding sigma-70 family RNA polymerase sigma factor, which yields MSTQQWELRDINRLSNEELVALYKKNKDINIRNKIILNNIGLIYSAAKKRIKSPCSYTLEDLVQEGVIGMMKGIEKFDITRNTNFTTYVYYWIVQQMDRAIMNNGYMIRLPAYIYDKINNISTVENNYLAKNGEIDLKNMCNEANITEQEYLLTCHYKRNYSNFTSLNSIINIDSDENYVELQDYIPCQNTSVEDTIISESLKDQLMETMNELSPKEREVLMLRFGLNGHEPLTLEAIGNKYNLTRERIRQIENKALNKLKRLNLKKGLKDYLLEY from the coding sequence ATGAGTACCCAACAATGGGAATTAAGGGATATAAATCGTCTTTCCAACGAAGAGCTTGTAGCCCTTTACAAAAAAAATAAGGATATAAATATTCGAAACAAAATTATACTAAACAACATAGGTTTAATATATTCTGCTGCAAAAAAGAGAATTAAAAGCCCTTGTTCTTATACATTAGAAGATTTGGTACAAGAAGGGGTAATTGGAATGATGAAAGGCATAGAGAAATTTGACATCACCAGGAATACCAATTTTACTACCTATGTCTATTATTGGATAGTTCAGCAAATGGATAGGGCCATAATGAACAATGGATATATGATAAGACTTCCTGCCTACATATATGATAAAATCAATAATATCTCTACAGTTGAAAACAACTATCTTGCAAAAAATGGAGAAATAGATTTAAAGAATATGTGTAACGAAGCAAATATAACGGAGCAAGAATATCTTTTAACCTGCCACTACAAGAGGAATTACTCCAACTTTACTTCCCTAAACTCCATAATCAATATAGATTCCGATGAAAATTATGTAGAACTTCAAGACTATATTCCGTGCCAAAATACTTCGGTTGAAGATACAATCATTTCAGAAAGCCTGAAAGATCAATTGATGGAAACTATGAACGAGTTATCCCCAAAAGAGAGGGAAGTTTTAATGCTACGATTTGGATTAAATGGTCATGAACCTTTAACTCTTGAGGCAATTGGAAATAAATATAATCTAACTCGAGAAAGAATAAGGCAGATTGAAAATAAAGCACTAAACAAACTAAAAAGACTAAATCTAAAAAAGGGATTAAAGGATTATCTATTGGAATATTGA
- a CDS encoding M48 family metallopeptidase, producing MNKKLALSIGIFFILLILFIAVIFISEYRNMNKLKMEYISILEMAYDYRKSRLKIWAINLILKFLFPLLFLTTGLSKRIGVFAEGNGRGLFLTGFLYVIIFFAIDLLFSLPISFYGEFILKHRYDLSNQSILRWLELVLKNFTLNILIFSLIIWFPYYLIYKHPNRWWLYLGLLSIPVIAFITFISPMYIDPIFNKYTSIKDEELGKEIQKLLQKANIEEAQIYKVDKSRDTKEMNAYMTGIFKSKRIVLWDTTIKKLEKDEILSVTAHEIGHYIKGHIWKSIILGGLFSIFLIYLIYRTSNWVLINSNGIFGFSRLYDIASLPLILLILNFYLFLANPIMNLISRHMEREADMIEIELTKNKEAAISTMLKLNESNLSIPRPSKIYEVWYYTHPTTEDRIKFFEDYQYSNR from the coding sequence ATGAATAAAAAACTTGCTTTATCTATAGGAATCTTTTTTATTTTATTGATATTATTCATCGCAGTCATATTTATTAGTGAATATAGAAATATGAATAAATTAAAGATGGAATATATTAGTATATTGGAAATGGCTTATGATTATAGGAAATCCAGGTTGAAAATATGGGCAATAAATTTGATCTTAAAGTTTTTATTTCCTCTTTTATTTTTAACAACGGGATTATCCAAAAGAATAGGAGTTTTTGCTGAAGGAAATGGAAGGGGGCTATTTTTAACTGGATTTTTATATGTAATAATATTTTTTGCTATAGATTTATTGTTTTCTCTACCCATTAGCTTTTATGGTGAATTCATTCTAAAACATAGATATGATTTATCTAATCAGTCTATACTGAGGTGGCTGGAATTAGTTTTAAAAAATTTCACATTAAATATCTTGATATTTTCCTTGATAATATGGTTTCCGTATTATCTAATTTATAAACATCCTAATAGATGGTGGTTATATCTAGGGTTACTTTCCATACCTGTAATTGCTTTTATCACATTCATATCTCCCATGTATATAGACCCTATATTTAACAAATACACTTCCATAAAGGATGAGGAACTAGGTAAGGAAATACAAAAGCTTTTACAAAAGGCAAATATAGAAGAAGCCCAAATTTATAAGGTAGATAAGAGTCGGGATACTAAAGAGATGAACGCTTACATGACGGGAATATTTAAATCTAAAAGGATAGTTCTATGGGATACTACTATAAAAAAATTGGAAAAGGATGAGATTTTATCCGTAACAGCCCATGAAATTGGCCATTATATAAAGGGACACATTTGGAAGAGCATAATACTAGGAGGATTATTCTCTATATTTTTAATTTACTTAATATATAGGACTTCAAATTGGGTACTTATAAATTCCAATGGGATTTTTGGTTTTAGTAGATTATATGATATAGCATCCTTACCCTTGATTTTATTGATATTGAATTTCTATTTGTTTTTAGCAAATCCAATAATGAATTTAATTTCAAGACATATGGAAAGGGAAGCAGATATGATAGAAATAGAATTGACAAAAAATAAAGAGGCAGCCATATCCACCATGTTAAAATTAAATGAAAGCAATTTAAGCATACCTCGACCAAGCAAAATATATGAAGTATGGTATTATACTCATCCTACAACTGAGGATAGGATAAAATTCTTTGAGGATTATCAATATTCCAATAGATAA
- a CDS encoding ABC transporter ATP-binding protein, translating into MKNIVEINGLTKNYFNKKALNNINLNIQKGKVVGILGPNGSGKTTLIKILTGLLRETKGEILIDGHKVGVYTKSIVSYLSDKNFLYNWMAIRDAFGFFKDFYEDFDDEKFKELLDFMKLGMDMKITTLSKGMHEKLNLSLVLSRNAKLYILDEPIAGVDPVARDQILDAIINNYNRSSSMLITTHLVRDMESIFDDVVFLREGEIALMGSAEALREEKGKCIDDIYKEIFGV; encoded by the coding sequence ATGAAAAATATAGTTGAAATCAATGGCCTCACTAAGAATTATTTCAATAAAAAAGCTCTCAACAATATAAACTTGAATATTCAAAAAGGAAAAGTAGTGGGGATCTTAGGTCCTAATGGTAGCGGAAAGACCACTTTAATTAAGATATTAACTGGGCTTTTGAGAGAAACTAAAGGGGAAATTCTTATAGATGGACATAAGGTAGGAGTATATACTAAATCAATAGTTTCTTATTTATCAGATAAAAACTTCTTATATAATTGGATGGCTATAAGGGATGCTTTTGGATTTTTTAAGGATTTCTACGAGGATTTTGATGATGAGAAATTTAAAGAATTATTAGATTTTATGAAACTGGGAATGGATATGAAGATAACCACCCTTTCTAAGGGGATGCATGAAAAATTAAATTTAAGTTTGGTACTATCTAGAAATGCCAAACTATATATATTAGATGAACCAATAGCAGGAGTTGATCCAGTAGCTAGAGATCAAATATTAGATGCTATAATAAATAATTATAATAGAAGTAGTTCCATGTTAATAACCACCCATTTAGTAAGAGATATGGAAAGTATATTTGATGATGTAGTGTTTTTAAGAGAAGGAGAAATAGCCTTAATGGGCAGTGCAGAAGCCTTAAGGGAAGAAAAAGGGAAGTGTATAGATGATATTTACAAGGAGATATTTGGAGTATAG
- a CDS encoding GntR family transcriptional regulator — protein sequence MEFNENLPIYIQIMNLIKSRMVSGELSGGDKLPSVREFSKELRVNPNTIQRAYQELEREELVFTQRGMGTFVTEDIQTINKLKRDMATNIVQDFLITMKELGFSTNEIIEIVSEWVEKEERE from the coding sequence ATGGAATTCAATGAAAATCTTCCAATATATATCCAAATTATGAATCTAATAAAGAGTAGGATGGTATCAGGAGAATTAAGCGGAGGTGATAAATTGCCATCAGTAAGGGAATTTTCTAAAGAGTTAAGGGTAAATCCAAATACCATACAAAGAGCCTATCAGGAATTAGAGAGAGAAGAGCTAGTTTTTACCCAAAGGGGAATGGGAACATTTGTCACGGAGGATATACAGACTATAAATAAGTTAAAGAGGGATATGGCTACTAATATAGTTCAAGATTTTTTAATAACAATGAAGGAACTAGGATTTAGTACCAATGAAATAATAGAAATAGTATCAGAATGGGTTGAAAAGGAGGAGAGGGAATGA
- a CDS encoding aminotransferase class IV, which yields MKPEAIREYLMVNGRLEPTSNTEIFEKIEKPPIYEVIRVIDGVPLFLEDHLDRMRESARIIDYPIKRKDVQIEEDIKDLIIKNGVKNLNVKLLCTDIENMGQVVLAYFIKSFYPPEEYYEEGIHTILFNYERENPNAKIQMLSFREEVARKLEENNAFEALLVNKDGYIPEGSRSNIFFVKGENIYTAPKGDVLLGITRKYIFQVCEELNIEIVEENIHKDDLIRLDGAFMSGTSVNVLPISSIDNIRLDSVSNKIIKEISKAYINKMREYIESRTL from the coding sequence ATGAAACCTGAAGCCATAAGAGAATATTTAATGGTAAATGGTAGGTTAGAGCCTACTTCAAACACTGAAATATTTGAAAAAATAGAAAAACCGCCTATATATGAGGTGATAAGGGTAATAGATGGGGTGCCACTATTTTTAGAAGACCATTTAGATAGGATGAGAGAATCAGCCAGGATAATTGATTATCCCATCAAAAGAAAGGACGTTCAGATAGAAGAGGATATTAAGGACTTGATAATAAAAAATGGCGTTAAAAACTTAAACGTTAAATTATTGTGTACAGATATTGAAAACATGGGACAAGTAGTTCTAGCTTATTTTATAAAAAGCTTCTATCCACCAGAAGAATATTATGAAGAAGGTATACATACTATATTGTTCAATTATGAAAGAGAGAATCCCAATGCTAAGATACAGATGTTGTCTTTTAGGGAAGAGGTAGCAAGAAAATTGGAAGAAAACAATGCTTTTGAAGCTTTATTGGTAAATAAGGATGGATATATTCCAGAAGGTAGCAGATCAAATATATTCTTTGTAAAGGGAGAAAATATATATACTGCTCCAAAAGGAGATGTACTGTTGGGGATTACAAGAAAATATATTTTTCAAGTATGTGAAGAGCTCAATATAGAAATAGTTGAAGAAAATATACATAAAGATGACTTAATAAGGTTAGATGGGGCATTTATGTCGGGAACTTCAGTAAATGTATTGCCAATATCAAGTATTGATAATATAAGGTTAGACTCAGTAAGTAATAAAATAATAAAAGAAATTAGCAAAGCCTATATTAATAAGATGAGGGAGTATATAGAAAGTAGAACCTTGTAG
- the cls gene encoding cardiolipin synthase produces the protein MEYIIDGYTWLFTNILWINILFAILLVFFERRNPTTTWLWLMVLTFLPGIGFLLYLFIGQDMSKKKMFKIKEKEDKGIRERVLRQGQKMVEDEYKFSNPRFLEYDDIIKMHILTSESFFSEDNYIEFYFSGQEKFEALLESIENAKKYIYLEYYIMKSDGIGTKLIDKLTQKAKEGVEVKVLYDGMGGRKLRKDCFDALKKAGGEVAVFFPPFAPYVTPRINYRNHRKICIIDGKEAFIGGFNIGDEYLSLSKKFGYWRDTHIKIIGTAVEDLQWRFFKDWVFAAKKYNIQWNMELSERPKKGKAGIQIVSSGPDSKWASVKDGYFKMIANARERIYIQTPYFIPDDSIFEALRVAGLSGIDVKVMIPCKPDHPFVYWAGLSYIGELLEAGVRFYTYQNGFLHCKTFIMDDFVTSIGTANLDIRSFKLNFEVNAFIYDEDANRKMVEQFNKDLEHCREITKEEYAQRSNIVKIKESISRLLSPIL, from the coding sequence ATGGAGTATATAATAGATGGCTATACTTGGCTATTCACGAATATATTATGGATAAATATTTTATTTGCTATATTGTTGGTATTTTTTGAAAGGAGAAATCCTACTACCACTTGGTTATGGCTTATGGTATTGACTTTTCTTCCAGGTATAGGTTTTCTATTATATTTATTCATCGGGCAGGACATGAGTAAAAAAAAGATGTTTAAAATAAAGGAAAAAGAGGATAAGGGAATTAGAGAGAGGGTATTACGACAAGGTCAAAAGATGGTGGAAGATGAATATAAGTTTTCTAATCCTAGGTTTTTAGAGTATGATGATATAATAAAGATGCATATCTTAACTAGTGAATCTTTTTTTTCTGAGGACAATTATATTGAATTTTATTTCTCGGGTCAGGAAAAATTTGAGGCTTTATTAGAGAGTATTGAAAATGCCAAGAAATATATATATTTGGAATACTATATTATGAAGAGTGATGGCATAGGTACTAAGCTTATAGATAAATTAACCCAAAAAGCGAAAGAAGGAGTAGAAGTTAAGGTATTATATGATGGAATGGGAGGAAGAAAGTTAAGGAAGGATTGCTTTGATGCACTGAAGAAAGCTGGCGGAGAAGTAGCAGTTTTTTTCCCTCCATTTGCCCCCTATGTTACTCCCAGAATAAATTATAGAAACCATAGGAAGATTTGCATAATTGATGGTAAAGAAGCCTTTATTGGTGGATTTAATATAGGGGATGAATATTTAAGCCTTTCCAAAAAATTTGGATATTGGAGAGATACCCATATAAAGATAATAGGGACTGCAGTTGAGGACCTTCAGTGGAGGTTCTTTAAAGATTGGGTTTTTGCAGCCAAGAAGTATAATATTCAATGGAACATGGAACTATCTGAAAGACCAAAGAAGGGGAAGGCGGGAATTCAGATAGTAAGTAGTGGACCAGACTCAAAATGGGCTAGTGTAAAAGATGGATATTTTAAGATGATTGCCAATGCTAGGGAAAGGATTTATATTCAAACTCCATATTTTATACCAGATGATAGTATATTTGAAGCTTTAAGAGTAGCTGGCCTTTCTGGTATAGATGTAAAGGTCATGATTCCTTGCAAACCAGACCACCCCTTTGTTTATTGGGCAGGACTTTCCTATATAGGAGAGCTATTAGAAGCTGGGGTGAGATTTTATACCTACCAAAATGGATTCCTTCACTGTAAAACCTTTATAATGGATGATTTTGTTACTTCCATAGGTACAGCTAATTTAGATATTAGGAGCTTTAAGCTTAATTTTGAGGTAAATGCTTTTATATACGATGAGGATGCGAATAGGAAAATGGTAGAACAGTTTAATAAGGATCTAGAACATTGTAGGGAAATAACTAAAGAAGAATATGCTCAGAGGTCTAATATTGTGAAAATAAAGGAATCCATCTCCAGATTACTTTCTCCTATCTTATAA